A region from the Spiroplasma taiwanense CT-1 genome encodes:
- a CDS encoding SPE_1075/MLC_0560 family membrane protein, with product MGWKDLIDDKNSSEYGTLDASVSNGIYYEIVLVIYFFIISIISIIFLIISKSKRNQFCTGNSKIKLQIFFIFLSDIVIVFLEPLFLMMHEKLYITHEFVKEIKKQSYQIKLWIFISGFLLTALGDAIWIKTNIFLGPYNSIVPNFQKMTKWNYISSRISIDIIILIPGILISLSITSINWDLKSKFFLDYLNVGTIFFIICFGPVVHFIQKFIDLLIGKIKKSRFSRKIFF from the coding sequence ATGGGTTGAAAAGATTTAATAGATGATAAGAATTCATCTGAATATGGAACTCTTGATGCTTCAGTTTCAAATGGTATTTACTATGAAATTGTTTTAGTTATTTATTTTTTTATTATTTCAATTATTTCAATTATATTTTTGATAATTTCAAAAAGTAAAAGAAATCAATTTTGTACAGGGAATAGTAAAATTAAATTACAAATATTTTTTATTTTTTTATCAGACATAGTTATTGTTTTTCTAGAACCACTTTTTCTAATGATGCATGAAAAACTTTATATTACTCATGAATTTGTAAAAGAAATTAAAAAACAATCATATCAGATAAAATTATGAATATTTATTTCAGGTTTTTTACTGACCGCTTTGGGCGATGCAATTTGAATTAAAACAAATATATTTTTGGGTCCTTATAATTCTATTGTCCCAAATTTTCAAAAAATGACAAAATGAAATTATATTAGCTCTAGAATATCGATTGATATTATAATTTTAATTCCAGGAATATTAATATCATTATCAATAACATCAATTAATTGAGATTTAAAATCAAAATTTTTTTTAGATTATTTAAATGTAGGTACTATATTTTTTATAATATGTTTTGGTCCAGTGGTTCATTTCATTCAAAAGTTTATTGATTTATTAATAGGAAAAATAAAAAAATCTAGATTTAGTAGGAAAATATTTTTTTAA
- a CDS encoding glucose PTS transporter subunit IIA, whose translation MEKIKVYASVDGEIDLIENLNDGVFSEKMLGDGFYIKLSSQIFKSPIENGKLSLITDTKHAFFFEIEKEISVLMHIGLDTVSLKGKPFNILSKLNQNVNLDTKIVEVDLELIEKSGLSSICPITINSEKIAYKFNLLTKTKNVKTGDLIGEFEQVDQKELEKPVISMEDFFSSDNTYRKVAKKLIVGSSNYDEVFNCMTILRFKIRDTQKVDVEKIKKVDLVKGIIWNGKQLQVIIGQDVYKVKDEVLLLNQQNVGDIVL comes from the coding sequence ATGGAAAAAATTAAAGTATACGCTTCAGTTGATGGAGAAATAGACTTAATTGAAAATTTAAATGATGGTGTTTTTTCTGAAAAAATGCTTGGTGATGGTTTTTACATAAAACTAAGTTCACAAATATTTAAATCACCAATTGAAAATGGAAAATTAAGTTTAATTACAGATACTAAGCATGCATTCTTTTTTGAAATAGAAAAAGAAATTAGTGTATTAATGCACATTGGATTAGATACTGTTTCTTTGAAAGGAAAGCCATTCAATATTTTATCTAAATTAAATCAAAATGTTAATTTAGATACAAAAATTGTTGAAGTTGATTTGGAATTAATTGAAAAATCAGGATTAAGTAGTATTTGTCCAATTACAATAAATAGTGAAAAAATTGCATATAAATTTAATTTATTAACAAAAACAAAAAATGTAAAAACAGGAGATTTAATTGGAGAATTTGAACAAGTTGATCAAAAAGAATTAGAAAAACCTGTTATTAGTATGGAAGATTTCTTTAGTTCAGATAACACATATAGAAAAGTTGCCAAAAAATTAATAGTTGGATCTTCAAATTATGACGAAGTTTTCAACTGTATGACAATACTTCGTTTTAAAATTAGAGATACTCAAAAAGTAGATGTAGAAAAAATAAAAAAAGTAGATCTTGTTAAGGGTATTATTTGAAATGGAAAACAATTACAAGTAATTATTGGACAAGATGTTTATAAAGTAAAAGATGAGGTTCTTTTATTAAATCAACAAAACGTAGGAGATATAGTTCTTTAA
- a CDS encoding ABC transporter permease, whose amino-acid sequence MKKATFFLYLKQGIKGVLKFRIQFYVIIILTFLSTLILTISISTSERLNQNYNQTMNKYEKFDYINQKAVGIPSDGKEAVTVTPLIDFINDEFLAVYDSTDLNNPANNKGIEYNFNLSYFNNQYTDYGYKETFLTKAFEDQEVESKLFDMLKNENYYNNIASFIFDSARVYRDHQFIGTPFGDFQKLLIEKSKNYFLDDLFLSDGTSKEYLFTTPFYKLKQKNLISREDFTLEIENYNDRNQYNRYFYFAIDNLAGQLNEMISNYINYFINQSKKEFELQTEITDMEQFFNENWYSKAGFKWIKNGYTDQNKIELATTLFIFLLGRAPINASTLNEKQSAMIVTYSENAQQEINTPWRNRRDMSAEVKNNEILNSKFQLYQFGARGSITQLYGKIATEGDNINKLIDIPKRTINPLFLKHENSTNFIADIGSGSNFSDLTAWKEFDFGSFNRAKAYFLRNEILSQAVDLKYEARAEVVLQDNVSEINYRIINLDNTWKDRITIYDGFMPRNKNEIIINSQFARKNNLKLGSNITIGGGNFTISAFGVDPLSYYPITDLLTPIPNNEKSAIVFADNSVISDQMITFDFSKYATNYAYNILKSSDSQNAQKGVAAFVAHSFSSIKNLLYNYNFLYNKNEIDQNFYDSSKYNENYTSFNNSPLSYNWTLTPKITEVFNIISILFSSLICLITLIAVVVAVKKTIHLNSGEIGILKSMGAKSSEIASSYLSYGVIVMFIVIPIAWIIGSFLQEPVASFFLQFVSGQYNLAIFKYLPFVLGFLIFGVFLAIVSYFTAFLLIRKPTLEILKRKDSQKTILWIRKLKLALTNKSRFSIRFSSELAISSFSKTLLTAATIFFAGFFVSGSLAIPGIVDNFVNSYNRNINYSNNSRNIELIGNAPLAKTSLSPTQEVDEYEENLFNTNNIFGSEIEQISKSVSQIGPSPDSSVIPQILISPENNNQFSTSWTYDKLSSTSSQYDFLVREEAIDEETELNSLISIIASILGNNLSQLVGSGISIADIQKMIEWTVHSNSSELENNFSVRLKKILETSDLLTNGLPQLLVNFINNSSTTEGNWKEQIINIIISQTPSYIKNYVTKSENRLNNFEFGWQVNKYIPGVDNLYTSINIKSQNDKNLPIIGLNSSQSAYNIEKVNSDKIFKSEYQAQLINKVLYGNTLANEDYELISDIYDKETKQLSVPVISNEQTDFNINNNWDLLKDININSKRMVITSTQENIPNDAWMYDDRDWNHYKASNILNENQFLTMSSLQGSKFTYAPIFDYKNGSTEVNDFSKYKYADLKNNSYAFYNLTSTFNKDGSEDLNLEIRPYYQYENIVLFLPKKFQLDFEKIKNLGNSDSSAWWIENLDFIPEKTLNAWKNTDSSLKDENDFFAIRPYSLFFDQRGEYKRENENLSGEALKNIKEAYNNFFARSIREANGPISLSNIDLNWTGISNGNVSKINFKKVGNIEVYGKSLIIADQNLVNLINGFSIDKYTPFNLQYEDFNSQNNSSYTQDGVTINTYEKLNPNTIVNNDKSQWVYGEDEVQKSVRPNMWYTGIYSNAEEPYFITIQASFARNPKIGEDTLNGNTPYKSSIEIESTTFLSQEEALINQISAIVLSIGILFISLLIVIMILTVTLINDLFVNQYKRFMIVMKSLGYSNFEIIYYTFGFVTGFSILTYISGVSLSYVAIYAIVKIINSIIGIIPFGMTWWAPFVATILVFGMYIISITITTRRIRTESPSTLMA is encoded by the coding sequence ATGAAAAAAGCAACATTTTTTTTATATTTAAAACAGGGGATAAAGGGTGTATTAAAGTTTAGGATACAATTTTATGTAATTATTATTTTGACATTTTTGTCTACTTTAATTTTAACAATTTCAATTTCAACATCTGAAAGATTGAATCAAAATTATAATCAAACAATGAATAAATATGAAAAATTTGATTATATTAATCAAAAAGCAGTTGGAATTCCAAGTGATGGTAAAGAAGCTGTTACAGTGACACCATTAATTGATTTTATAAATGATGAATTTTTAGCAGTTTATGACTCAACAGATTTGAATAATCCTGCAAACAATAAAGGAATTGAGTATAATTTTAATTTATCATATTTTAATAATCAGTATACTGATTATGGTTATAAAGAAACTTTTTTAACAAAAGCTTTTGAAGATCAAGAGGTTGAAAGTAAACTTTTTGATATGTTAAAAAATGAAAATTATTATAATAATATAGCAAGTTTTATTTTTGATTCTGCAAGAGTATATAGAGATCACCAGTTTATTGGAACACCTTTTGGTGATTTTCAAAAATTATTAATTGAAAAATCAAAAAATTATTTTTTAGATGATTTATTTCTTAGTGATGGAACAAGTAAAGAATATCTTTTTACAACTCCTTTTTATAAACTGAAGCAAAAAAATTTAATTTCTAGAGAAGATTTTACTTTAGAAATTGAAAATTATAATGATAGAAATCAATATAATAGATATTTTTATTTTGCAATTGATAATCTTGCAGGACAATTAAATGAAATGATTTCAAATTATATTAATTATTTTATAAATCAATCTAAAAAGGAATTTGAATTACAAACTGAAATAACTGATATGGAACAATTTTTTAATGAAAATTGATATTCAAAAGCAGGCTTTAAATGAATTAAAAATGGTTATACTGATCAAAATAAAATTGAACTTGCCACAACTTTGTTTATTTTTTTATTGGGAAGAGCACCAATAAATGCTTCAACTCTAAATGAAAAACAAAGTGCAATGATAGTTACATATTCTGAAAATGCTCAGCAAGAAATAAATACCCCTTGAAGAAATAGAAGAGATATGTCAGCAGAAGTAAAAAACAATGAGATATTAAATTCAAAATTTCAATTATATCAATTTGGAGCAAGAGGAAGTATAACTCAGTTATATGGAAAAATTGCAACAGAAGGAGATAATATTAATAAACTAATTGATATTCCTAAAAGAACAATTAATCCATTATTTTTAAAACATGAAAATTCTACAAATTTTATTGCAGATATAGGATCGGGTTCTAATTTTAGTGATCTTACTGCTTGAAAAGAATTTGATTTTGGTTCATTTAATAGAGCTAAGGCATATTTTTTAAGAAATGAAATTTTATCACAGGCTGTGGATTTAAAATATGAAGCAAGAGCAGAGGTAGTACTTCAAGATAATGTTTCGGAAATAAATTATAGAATAATAAATCTTGATAATACTTGAAAAGATAGAATAACTATTTATGATGGTTTTATGCCAAGAAATAAAAATGAAATTATAATTAATTCACAATTTGCAAGAAAAAATAATTTAAAACTTGGAAGCAATATTACTATTGGTGGAGGAAATTTTACTATTTCAGCTTTTGGAGTAGATCCGTTATCTTATTATCCAATTACAGATTTACTAACTCCAATACCAAATAATGAAAAATCTGCTATTGTTTTTGCAGATAATAGTGTTATTTCTGATCAAATGATAACATTTGATTTTTCAAAATATGCTACAAATTATGCATATAATATTTTAAAAAGTTCAGATTCACAGAATGCACAAAAAGGTGTGGCAGCTTTTGTAGCACATTCTTTTTCAAGTATTAAAAATTTATTATATAATTATAATTTTTTATACAATAAAAATGAAATTGATCAAAATTTTTATGATTCTTCAAAATATAATGAAAATTACACTAGTTTTAATAATTCTCCATTATCTTATAATTGAACTTTGACACCAAAAATAACTGAAGTTTTCAATATTATTTCAATATTATTTTCATCTCTAATTTGTTTAATAACATTAATTGCAGTAGTTGTTGCAGTTAAAAAAACTATTCATTTAAATTCTGGAGAAATTGGAATATTAAAATCTATGGGAGCAAAATCATCTGAAATAGCTTCGTCTTATTTATCATATGGAGTAATTGTTATGTTTATTGTTATACCAATTGCTTGGATTATTGGGTCTTTTCTTCAAGAACCAGTAGCATCATTTTTTTTACAATTTGTTAGTGGACAGTATAATTTAGCAATTTTTAAATACTTACCATTTGTTCTGGGATTTTTAATTTTTGGAGTTTTTTTAGCAATTGTTTCATACTTTACAGCATTTCTTTTGATTAGAAAACCAACTTTAGAAATATTAAAGAGAAAAGATAGTCAAAAAACAATTCTTTGAATTAGAAAATTAAAGTTGGCATTAACTAATAAAAGTAGATTTTCAATTAGATTTAGTAGTGAACTTGCAATATCAAGTTTTTCAAAGACTTTATTAACAGCTGCAACAATATTTTTTGCAGGATTCTTCGTTTCAGGATCTTTAGCAATTCCTGGAATTGTAGATAATTTTGTTAATAGTTATAATAGAAATATTAATTATTCAAATAATTCAAGAAATATAGAATTAATTGGAAATGCTCCTCTTGCAAAAACTTCGCTTTCACCAACTCAAGAAGTTGATGAATATGAAGAGAACTTATTTAATACAAATAATATTTTTGGAAGTGAAATTGAGCAGATTTCTAAATCTGTTTCTCAAATAGGCCCTTCTCCAGATAGTTCAGTAATTCCTCAAATTCTTATTTCTCCAGAAAATAATAATCAATTTTCAACATCTTGAACTTATGATAAACTTTCAAGTACATCTTCTCAATATGATTTTTTAGTTCGTGAAGAAGCAATTGATGAAGAAACAGAATTAAATTCATTGATATCAATAATTGCAAGTATTTTAGGAAATAATTTATCACAATTGGTGGGAAGTGGAATATCAATAGCAGATATTCAAAAAATGATTGAATGAACTGTTCATTCAAATTCAAGTGAATTAGAAAATAATTTTTCTGTTAGACTTAAAAAAATTTTAGAAACCTCTGATTTATTGACTAATGGTCTTCCTCAATTACTTGTAAATTTTATTAATAATTCTTCAACAACTGAGGGAAATTGAAAAGAACAAATTATAAATATTATAATTTCTCAAACACCTTCATATATAAAAAACTATGTAACAAAGAGTGAAAATAGGCTAAATAACTTTGAATTTGGATGACAAGTAAATAAATATATTCCAGGAGTGGATAATTTATATACAAGTATAAATATAAAATCACAAAATGATAAGAATTTACCAATTATTGGTTTAAATTCAAGTCAATCTGCGTATAATATTGAAAAAGTTAATAGTGACAAAATATTTAAAAGTGAATATCAAGCTCAATTAATTAATAAAGTTTTATATGGAAATACACTAGCAAATGAAGATTATGAATTAATAAGTGATATCTATGATAAAGAGACAAAACAATTATCAGTCCCTGTTATATCAAATGAACAAACAGATTTTAATATTAATAATAATTGAGATTTATTAAAAGATATTAATATAAATTCTAAAAGAATGGTAATTACAAGTACTCAAGAAAATATTCCAAATGATGCTTGAATGTATGATGATAGAGATTGAAATCACTATAAGGCATCAAATATTTTAAATGAAAACCAATTTTTAACAATGAGTTCATTACAAGGAAGTAAGTTTACTTATGCTCCAATATTTGATTATAAAAATGGAAGTACAGAAGTAAATGATTTTTCTAAATATAAGTATGCAGATCTTAAAAATAATTCCTACGCTTTTTATAATTTAACTTCAACATTTAACAAAGATGGTAGTGAAGATTTAAACTTGGAAATAAGACCATATTATCAATATGAAAATATAGTTTTATTTCTTCCTAAAAAATTTCAACTAGATTTTGAAAAAATTAAAAACTTAGGTAATTCTGATAGTTCAGCATGATGAATTGAAAATCTAGATTTCATTCCTGAAAAAACTTTAAATGCGTGAAAAAATACTGATAGTAGTTTAAAAGATGAAAATGACTTTTTCGCAATTAGACCGTATTCATTATTTTTTGACCAAAGAGGTGAATACAAAAGAGAAAATGAAAATTTATCAGGAGAAGCACTAAAGAATATTAAAGAAGCTTACAATAACTTTTTTGCAAGATCAATTAGAGAGGCAAATGGACCTATTAGTTTAAGTAATATTGATTTAAATTGAACTGGTATTTCTAATGGTAATGTTTCTAAAATTAATTTTAAAAAAGTTGGAAATATTGAGGTTTATGGTAAATCATTAATTATTGCAGATCAAAATTTAGTTAATTTAATAAATGGATTTAGTATTGATAAATATACTCCATTTAATTTACAATATGAAGACTTTAATTCACAAAATAATAGTAGTTATACACAAGATGGAGTAACTATAAATACATATGAAAAATTAAACCCAAATACTATTGTTAATAATGATAAAAGTCAATGAGTTTATGGAGAAGATGAAGTTCAAAAATCTGTTAGACCAAATATGTGATATACTGGAATTTATTCAAATGCTGAAGAACCATATTTTATTACAATACAAGCTTCATTTGCAAGAAATCCAAAAATTGGAGAAGATACTTTAAATGGTAATACTCCTTATAAAAGCTCAATTGAAATTGAATCAACAACTTTCTTAAGTCAAGAAGAGGCATTAATTAATCAAATATCTGCAATTGTACTATCAATTGGAATATTATTTATTAGTTTATTAATAGTAATTATGATTTTAACTGTAACATTAATTAATGACTTATTTGTAAATCAATATAAGCGATTTATGATTGTTATGAAATCACTTGGGTATTCAAATTTTGAAATAATTTATTACACTTTTGGTTTTGTAACTGGATTTTCAATTTTAACTTATATAAGTGGTGTTAGTTTAAGCTATGTTGCAATTTATGCAATAGTTAAAATAATTAATTCAATAATTGGAATAATTCCATTCGGAATGACTTGATGAGCGCCATTTGTAGCAACAATTTTAGTATTTGGAATGTATATAATTTCAATTACAATAACTACAAGAAGAATTAGAACAGAATCACCAAGTACATTAATGGCTTAA
- a CDS encoding PTS transporter subunit EIIC, with amino-acid sequence MSMFFIAGPILSLIEQTIGLGVGYLSKIPYGIGTGIMALTWQPLVITGMHVPIVMPVAIGVSQGIYTTLMFPLNIATFTQVGVAIAVGIRTKNMKLRQAAFAALPGGFVGVTEPIIYGVNLPKVKPFIIAIISALFLGILAGILGIEARTPGGLGIFGILGTLMEPRLAEEVVSGQTLLPSTINLFTGEANSMLLNAILYGLMLFASIAVSCKIGMLFYTERVKESKQIKRNNELLVKMYALSKKISIEDAKNKIEKNLK; translated from the coding sequence ATGTCAATGTTTTTTATAGCAGGTCCTATTCTTTCTTTGATAGAACAAACAATAGGTCTTGGGGTAGGATATTTATCAAAAATACCTTATGGAATTGGTACAGGAATTATGGCGTTGACATGACAACCATTAGTAATTACGGGTATGCATGTTCCAATTGTGATGCCTGTTGCAATTGGAGTTAGTCAGGGTATATATACAACATTAATGTTTCCATTAAATATAGCTACATTTACTCAAGTTGGTGTTGCTATTGCTGTTGGAATAAGAACAAAAAATATGAAATTAAGACAAGCAGCTTTTGCTGCATTACCTGGTGGTTTTGTTGGAGTAACTGAACCAATTATTTATGGTGTTAATTTACCAAAAGTAAAACCATTTATTATAGCAATAATTTCAGCATTATTTTTAGGAATACTTGCAGGAATTCTAGGAATAGAAGCAAGAACTCCTGGTGGTCTTGGAATATTTGGAATTTTAGGTACTTTAATGGAACCAAGATTAGCTGAAGAAGTTGTATCAGGACAAACTTTACTTCCAAGTACAATTAATTTATTTACAGGAGAAGCAAATTCTATGCTTTTAAATGCAATACTTTATGGATTAATGTTATTTGCTTCAATTGCAGTATCTTGTAAAATAGGAATGTTATTTTATACAGAAAGAGTTAAAGAAAGTAAACAAATAAAAAGAAATAATGAATTACTAGTTAAAATGTATGCTCTTTCAAAAAAAATTAGTATTGAAGATGCAAAAAACAAAATTGAAAAAAATTTAAAATAA
- a CDS encoding PTS glucose transporter subunit IIA — protein sequence MIFDTKHAYYFEINEEVNFLMHIGLDTVTLKGKPFNVKAKVGQNLDINSQIVEVNFEMIKQMDNTISIATPIVMDFNENLGWNFKIIKKGIVKRGEIIGEFYYEKNLENSVDFKDKIQSIVNSKSRYDQAAQIIYKSIGTHSNYTKVFNCMTRLRFEIKNKDLINELEIKKIPMVKGIIWSGKQLQIIIGGEIYKVREAVEDYVVKTTSGNNENIKIINLQLEEDY from the coding sequence ATGATTTTTGATACAAAGCATGCATATTATTTTGAAATTAATGAAGAAGTTAATTTTTTAATGCATATCGGTTTAGATACAGTTACATTAAAGGGCAAACCCTTTAATGTAAAAGCAAAAGTTGGACAAAATTTAGATATCAATTCTCAAATAGTGGAAGTTAATTTTGAAATGATAAAGCAAATGGACAATACAATTTCAATAGCAACACCAATTGTTATGGATTTTAATGAAAATTTAGGTTGAAATTTTAAAATTATAAAAAAAGGAATAGTCAAAAGGGGAGAAATAATTGGAGAATTTTATTATGAAAAAAACCTAGAAAATTCTGTAGATTTTAAAGATAAAATTCAATCTATTGTTAATTCAAAATCTAGATATGATCAAGCAGCACAAATAATATATAAAAGTATAGGAACTCATTCAAATTATACAAAAGTTTTTAATTGTATGACAAGATTAAGATTTGAAATAAAAAATAAGGATTTAATTAATGAATTAGAAATTAAAAAAATTCCAATGGTAAAGGGCATTATTTGATCTGGTAAACAATTGCAAATTATTATTGGTGGAGAAATATACAAAGTAAGAGAAGCTGTAGAAGATTATGTAGTAAAAACTACTTCGGGAAATAATGAAAATATAAAAATAATTAACTTACAATTGGAAGAAGACTATTAG
- a CDS encoding DJ-1 family glyoxalase III, with amino-acid sequence MAKVAIFVANGFEDTEMVATCDVLRRAEKMFSGSFPVVDIVSINDSKHVKGAWNINVIADKVISEIDFNNYDCLVLPGGRTGVDHLKESEILMNALENHAKQNKIIAAICAAPEILGKLKLVDNVEITHYPGCDKDLDNAIKKPHIAAISDGNFITGSSIGAALQFGLQIVDHFTSTEQMLKLHDSLVFNY; translated from the coding sequence ATGGCAAAAGTTGCTATATTTGTTGCTAATGGTTTTGAAGATACTGAAATGGTTGCAACTTGTGATGTTTTAAGAAGAGCTGAAAAAATGTTTTCAGGAAGTTTTCCTGTTGTGGATATTGTTTCAATAAATGATTCAAAACATGTAAAAGGTGCTTGAAATATAAATGTTATTGCAGATAAAGTTATTAGTGAAATAGATTTTAATAATTATGATTGTTTAGTTCTTCCTGGAGGAAGAACTGGAGTAGATCATTTAAAAGAATCTGAAATATTAATGAATGCTCTTGAAAATCATGCAAAACAAAATAAAATAATTGCAGCGATTTGTGCTGCTCCAGAAATACTTGGAAAACTTAAATTAGTTGACAATGTGGAAATTACTCACTATCCTGGTTGTGATAAAGATTTAGATAATGCAATAAAAAAACCTCACATTGCAGCAATTAGTGATGGAAATTTTATAACAGGAAGTTCAATTGGTGCAGCACTTCAGTTTGGTTTACAAATTGTAGATCACTTTACTTCAACAGAGCAAATGCTAAAACTACATGACTCTTTAGTTTTTAATTATTAG
- a CDS encoding MBL fold metallo-hydrolase, which produces MNIKNFSNTKNLGNSFLIEYEAKKAILIDTAMNSEEILSYLSQNQIELTDIFITHGHFDHLIGLEKILEKFENVNVYIGQKDVMCLYNSKKNLSMLKKNNWKLEKEIKNVIAVTYIKEIIIGSLDIFIECVGGHTPGSIFIKIKNFNWLFVGDTLFKEGFGLNGIFMPRCSQNRFRQSIKNIYQNNDKHTLIFPGHKDFGMKLESIKNKYHKYLKQ; this is translated from the coding sequence ATGAATATAAAAAATTTTAGTAATACTAAAAATTTGGGAAATAGTTTTTTAATAGAATATGAAGCAAAAAAAGCTATTTTAATTGATACTGCAATGAACTCAGAAGAAATATTAAGTTATTTAAGTCAAAATCAAATTGAATTGACAGATATTTTTATTACACATGGTCATTTTGATCACTTAATAGGTTTGGAAAAAATTTTAGAGAAATTTGAAAATGTAAATGTATACATTGGTCAAAAAGATGTAATGTGTTTGTATAACAGCAAAAAAAATTTATCAATGCTTAAAAAAAATAATTGAAAATTAGAAAAAGAAATAAAAAATGTAATTGCAGTTACGTATATTAAAGAGATTATAATAGGTAGTTTAGATATTTTTATTGAATGTGTTGGTGGTCATACCCCTGGATCAATTTTTATAAAAATTAAAAATTTTAATTGATTATTTGTTGGAGATACTTTATTTAAAGAGGGATTTGGTCTAAATGGAATATTCATGCCAAGATGTAGTCAAAATAGATTTAGACAATCAATTAAGAACATTTATCAAAATAATGATAAACATACACTTATTTTTCCAGGCCATAAAGATTTTGGAATGAAATTAGAGTCAATTAAAAATAAATATCACAAGTATTTAAAACAATAG
- a CDS encoding PTS glucose transporter subunit IIA yields the protein MKGKQKNGKKIYSPVNGEVDLIENLNDGVFSEKMLGDGFYIKPKSNHFLFSNWKWKIKNDFWYKACILFWN from the coding sequence TTGAAAGGAAAGCAAAAAAATGGAAAAAAAATATATTCACCAGTTAATGGTGAAGTTGATTTAATTGAAAATTTAAATGATGGTGTTTTTTCTGAAAAAATGCTTGGTGATGGTTTTTACATAAAACCAAAATCAAATCATTTTTTATTCTCCAATTGAAAATGGAAAATTAAAAATGATTTTTGATACAAAGCATGCATATTATTTTGAAATTAA